In Rhodospirillaceae bacterium, the following are encoded in one genomic region:
- a CDS encoding type II toxin-antitoxin system RelE/ParE family toxin, with protein MWRYRVGDYRLICQIQDEEIMILVLRIGHRREVYR; from the coding sequence TTGTGGCGATACCGGGTGGGGGATTACCGTCTAATCTGCCAGATTCAGGATGAAGAAATTATGATACTGGTTCTAAGAATCGGCCATCGCCGGGAAGTTTATCGGTAA